The following coding sequences lie in one Chelmon rostratus isolate fCheRos1 chromosome 2, fCheRos1.pri, whole genome shotgun sequence genomic window:
- the LOC121623356 gene encoding G-protein coupled receptor 22-like: protein METDSYTSGPATTDWVGTAAGLEGMGVLQEQGGGGSSSSPVSWYMPYSLGFQVSLTAFLMLELVLGFSSNLTVLVLYCSQSNLVDSVSNMVTVNLHVLDVAVCVLCLPLTLVVVLLPPGPNLALLCCFHEACVTFASIATAINILVISLDRYDISVRPANRLLTTRRASLLLAAVWVTSVAVFFIPFLEVQWSGGEGTEGSGQMTSLSLSSHGISATVVPAWRNRTLLCVGGQGYHTGLGMYYHLVLQVPIFFTTVAVMLFTYSRILRALNIRIGSHMKKGQRFRGPTCRGRHKKQKKKNTGVRVNDGGEVGGEQCTTDGTKQLSHPPLIPSPSPTPTATSPPALSSSAPLIASDAGAATHMPATMGVQASVSAIIALRRAVRRHRDRRERQRRVFRMSLIIITTFLGCWAPLSVTNVLILGVGPSDALVSLRLWFLALAYGTTVSHPLLYAFTRQKLRRALRAKVKKRVVSLLQVDPSPGGTVIHNSWVENRKTSRQVRLEASEGTDRCLAEVL, encoded by the coding sequence ATGGAGACTGACAGCTACACCTCAGGCCCAGCCACCACTGACTGGGTTGGGACGGCGGCAGGCCTGGAGGGAATGGGAGTCCTtcaggagcagggaggagggggctcGTCCAGCAGCCCCGTGTCCTGGTACATGCCGTACTCGCTGGGCTTCCAGGTGTCGCTCACCGCCTTCCTCATGCTGGAGCTGGTGCTGGGTTTCAGCAGCAACCTGACAGTGCTGGTGCTTTACTGCTCTCAATCTAATTTAGTGGACTCTGTGAGCAATATGGTTACTGTCAACCTGCATGTGCTGGATGTGGccgtgtgtgtgctgtgtctgcCCCTCACTCTGGTGGTCGTGCTGCTGCCTCCAGGACCAAACCTGGCCCTGCTCTGTTGCTTCCACGAGGCCTGTGTCACCTTTGCCAGCATAGCCACAGCAATCAACATCCTGGTTATCAGCTTGGACCGGTACGACATCTCAGTACGGCCGGCCAACAGGCTGCTGACGACACGCAGAGCATCGCtgcttctggctgctgtttgggtCACCTCGGTGGCGGTGTTTTTTATCCCATTCTTGGAGGTGCAGTGGTCCGGTGGAGAAGGAACAGAGGGGAGCGGGCAGATGACATCCTTGTCGTTGTCCTCACATGGCATCAGTGCTACAGTGGTGCCCGCGTGGCGTAACCGGACACTGCTATGTGTTGGCGGGCAGGGCTACCACACAGGCCTGGGTATGTATTACCATCTTGTCCTGCAGGTGCCCATCTTCTTCACCACTGTGGCAGTCATGCTGTTTACCTACTCCAGAATATTGAGAGCTTTAAACATCCGCATTGGCTCCCACATGAAGAAGGGCCAGCGGTTCAGGGGCCCCACATGCAGGGGGCGccacaagaaacagaaaaaaaagaatacgGGGGTCAGAGTGAATGATGGTGGGGAGGTAGGAGGGGAGCAGTGCACCACAGATGGTACCAAACAGCTCAGCCACCCTCCCCTCATCCcttccccctcccccaccccgaCAGCTACCTCCCCCCCAGCACTGTCCTCCTCCGCCCCACTCATCGCCTCTGACGCGGGCGCCGCAACCCACATGCCTGCCACCATGGGCGTCCAGGCCTCCGTGTCGGCCATCATTGCCCTCAGGCGAGCAGTGCGGCGGCACAGAGATCGACGAGAACGACAGAGGCGGGTGTTCAGGATGTCCCTCATCATTATCACCACCTTCCTGGGCTGTTGGGCTCCCCTCTCTGTGACCAATGTGCTCATCCTGGGCGTCGGCCCCAGCGACGCCCTGGTCAGCCTGCGCCTCTGGTTCTTGGCCCTGGCCTATGGCACCACCGTCTCCCACCCCCTGCTCTACGCCTTCACCCGACAGAAGCTGCGACGTGCCCTCCGTGCCAAGGTTAAGAAGAGGGTGGTGTCCCTGCTCCAGGTGGACCCGTCACCAGGGGGCACCGTCATACACAACTCCTGGGTGGAGAACAGGAAAACCAGCAGGCAGGTGCGGCTGGAAGCAAGCGAAGGCACTGACCGCTGCCTGGCAGAGGTCCTGTGA